ATGAATAAGgataatttcatttaaaatgaaaaataaattcacaaatCGTCAGTTGTCTCTCCATTAAAGATTTACCATTGATTTATTCTCATGAGAAATCTCCTAGATCCACAAAAGACTGCACAGTAAAAACCTTCATCATATGTATCTTTATATAATATTGTTGTCCACTTGCCAAAAAGTGATTACAGCTCTTACTGTGTCAATGAAAGGTTATTTATGTCTCAAATGActtgatttcattcatgaggGTTAAGGTACGTCCGTCCGTCCGTAGCATTTTGGTGAGCGAGATATCTCGGAAACACTTTCTTCAAATATGGCATGAacatccacctggactcaaggatgaaatGATTCAATGTTAATGGTCAAAGGTTAAGGTTCACTACCGTCACCATCTCCAGAGTGGTATTATTTTACACTCTTTCGCCTATGGGGTGAGTCAATATATTGATCAATTTTATCACTTTTTGCTgtacaaaatatttttgttaggaccatcatcatcataattgtgaaaaaaacttggtagtgtgtgttttgttctaCGTCGGGTATTGTTACCACCAGCATAAACGTGGGCCTTCTGTCTGTTGTCTCATTGATGTGCCTCCATCTAGTGGCTAAAGGAATCACATACAACCAGATGAATAAGCATAATtttattcaaaatgaaaaatacattcaCAAAATGTCAGTTGTTTCTCCATTAAAAATTCAccattgatttattttcatgaaaaacCTCCTAGATTCACAAAAGACTGCACAGTAAAAACCTTCATCAATATATATGTCTTTCAATTTTTAACCACAACCAATTACAAGCTGTAAAAATGTCTTCATATTTTTCTACATAACAGTCATCATAGAGCCAAAGTAGGACAGTTCACCTGTAGCTTTCTAAACTGGCATCTGTCATGTTGTGCTCAGAAAGGAGCAGATCTGCTGAGCGCAGGCTGTCATCGACGTTGGCCgctgactgactcactgacgAGCATATTCTCTGTGCAGCTGCAATATtactgaggaggaggacgagatgTGAACGCTGACAAGGTGACAGCAGAGGGTGGTcgtgttttgttttcttcaaaaaaaagtggcagtgatggaagaagagtgaatacacataaatacaaactGTTAAAGTGTGTGCATCTTTCAAGTTTTTCATGGATTATAAAGAGTATAAAGGTAATTTACACTGGAATGCTCAATGACTGTTATGATAAAGGGTGTTAGCAAGACTTTGGTTTTCCttgaatttataaaaaattGTTAGGCctacatggctttgttgaatactcgattctgattggtcaatcatggcattCTACggtgtgttatttctttatagcagagctgctatgggcgcagttctgctgtcagacctttttttgtgtcaaattattgatttctgaagtaagtagccgtgttataagcgggataatgaaCAGCTAGCGGGTgctgcatcgccctgtctgggtttattccacaacaatgaccggctcgctgtacattatcattTACATAATGACCCACTGTGGGTTTGGCTTTTGGCAGTAGTCTCTACAGTCTATCCAGGAGTTGACTCTGCAATAAATCTGGAAAGGTCTTCAAGGAATGAGTTACTTTGAGTGTTTTTTGACATTCTGTTGATTTCCTGTTTTTAGTTGTCTACACCTCGTCACCAATCACTTTCTTGAACACTTGGAATTTGTACTTAATGCCTTTCTCCTCTTGAATTCCACTCGGTACATGAGGATATCTGTAttggaaacaaaaggaaaaaaaagttttgtgagTTCATTAAAACgacaaaaaatgtcaaacataaaACAAGTAAAATACTCTTTCATTAACAATCAGTAATGCATTGCCTCTAATGATAGAAAAGCAAGATAATACCAAAAGCAAGGTCAGAATCTCCCTTTAGTGAACATCAATTACTAATTTACTATTCAAATTCAATGCAATTGAAGTACGAGGTGATGTCAGCAAATCCTTTTGAGTTGAACTATTTAAAGCAACTGTGCTAATGAAGTgtttaaaaacaactttatatGTAAAAAGCCCTCTTTTGTAACTGTTTAACCATTAACCTTTCACCGCCAGCAGGTTCAGCCTCCAGGTCAGGATGACCTGCACTGTAATGGTCTGAGAATGAGATGAACACATACCCTTCTTGTTCTTTAAAGAGTCCTCTGTCAAACTCAGGGAAGAAAACGTCACAGTCAAACTCCGCCATGACATCCGTCAGGTAAACCAAGTCACACCACGGGTGCTCCAGTGCATCCTGATCATAAACAAGAAGCAACAGAGAGTCTGGTCTCATTAACAGTATTAATAACTGGGCTTTTCTATGTGTCATTCAGCACAATATGGGACATAAATGAGCTTTTATTGTGGAAGAAAACATACTGAcatattaaaggtacagtgtgtagcacAGACGCAGTTCGCGTCGGTTCAGGGGGCTTGCTGAACCTTCCTAGTGGCCGTAGCTAAAAATGCATGTAgggatttaaatattatttatattttttgtaataaCACAGAACTAATAATGTAtcgtaatgatgaataatattgaccttgttgtgtcttcttattaactttttgttgtttattttaaacagactaccgacagaatacagtagagcacagaggccgtttccatgctgcgaggctcgcgtctgcctgtctattcacacgaggagcgcagagacccgCAGATCTCAGCGGGAGGTCAGTTgataggcggtccttaatgtggcccaggacacattcgcatGCACACCACTAAAAGAATGGGGCcacatgtggcccagaccacctccgaATGTAGTCGAATGtaggatctcaatgcgtctcgagtgcattcacacctgtacttagtgctgtccacttgtgatcggatcacccaggacgcatgttaatgccatgGCCTGAACAGGgcctctgtggctcacgttaccgcagtttcacaatcgtgtcggagaactacggtggccttcaggttacataaaaacgcgaaaggctctctctaaagccagtgtttggtttgtccgttctgggctactgtagaaacatggcggactccgtgaagaggacccactctcTATCtagatataaacggttcattctaagctaacgaaaacacggtaattcttagtttcagtaATTATACACTATGTATGAATAttacattccatttctgctaatagatcccctgaaattgttacacactggccctttaagaagGAAAGCTGAACAAGACAACTTTGCATAATTGGGGCTTCACATGGCAATGAAAGTCTGAACAGTTTCCTGTTTATCAACCCTGCTTGTGTGAGATCAGGGTAAATCAAAACTTAATTACAGGTTGTCGCTCTGTCATTAGCTTGCATGCTATTTATAGTTTGTGCAGACAACGTGATCTCATAAACGCcatgaaaataaagtgtttcatTATCCTGACTGAGTAGACCGGTTTGAAGTTGGATGGAGCTTGAAATGCTGGATGACTGGTTAAACGTGTGTGAGATGGGCCCACAGCTCATTTTCCCCCAACTGGTAAATCCAGCAGCGCTCTCTTCAATGAGATGCTCAGACTGGTTTACCTTGTAGACCTGCGTCCCACCAACAACCCAGATGGTCTCGATCAGGTCAGCGAGGGGGGGCTGTGCAGCCAGACGGGCAGCACTGTCTAAGTCTGGACACAAGAAGTGGGCGTGATCTGGAGCTGCGCTGTGAGAGGAGGAATGTCCATTAGATtgagaaggaggaatgacaaTGAAAAACCGAGGATTGATTTCTGGATAAGCCCAAATATCTGGCTCCCCCAGATACAAGTGATGATGcaggtgtttgtgtgagagagcaCTCACTCCATTGTGTTGCTCAGCACCGCATGCAGAGTATTGGCCACTgggaagttttttttggggttgGAGAACCAGCACAGTTTGCCCCAGACCATCAAGTTCATCTTTCCTGAAATAGATGGAATAAAATGTTTGACACTCAACAACACATCTTGTTCCATTGCAGCCCATACCAGCGGGGGGAAACTATTGAGTAGCGGTGGGTACGGATAAAATCTGTCATGGTATATGTAATTTCATAAATTGATAATGATATCTATTGAGATATAGTGCATTTTGAATGATAAATTGTTTAACCCTCATCCCACCAACATATTTAACACACAAGGATGACCAACTGGGGTTCCCGCAGACCCCAGTTGGTAGCATGAAGGATAACCTAACATAACCAAATTGGAATGTCCCTTTATGGCTCTTAAATATTTAGCAAAGTAAGGATATGTACAAGTACCAAAACACAGGTGTGCTTTCAGCTCCAGCATTTAAAAGCCAGTCCTATATGAGGTGGTCATAATATGATGTAATATTGAAGTTGAGGAATACCTGGTCTCGACACCCTGGTGACGTGGTTCATAAAGTTCTGGAATTCACATCTGTAAGAGTCATATTTTCAAAATTAAATCAGGCAGAAAACAGTCATCTCATGAACCCTATGTACTGCTGCTTATAGTTTCCACAGAGAGCAAAGTGAATAAGATGTGTATATAGTCATGTATAACACATCAAAACACACAGCTCTTCTTTTCATTTTACTATATTGTAAAATATCCCCATGAAGCACCACTTTTATAACTACTGTCCTCTACTAGCAGTACCACTACTCTCCCCTCTACTAGTGCTGCTGTATTACAACTTAATATAACTTCACCATATAGCTGCTCTAGTAGGATACCTGATAACTTTTCAACTAGTGCTCcagttaatatttttttttttttaacaaagctgtGAAGCATGTACAATTTCTATTAATCTTTTAATATCAATAAGGTGTTTTTCTCATAATAAAGACTGAAATACATTTAAGTGTACTTAAGTGTACTATTTTGACACACTATTAAGATACACTTCaatatacttaagtacaacttTTTTGAGTAATTGGTACCTTTTATATATACACTTCATTGTATTTCaattacagacgtaggcaaagttgttggtaacgttccgttaaagagagaaaaacccacaatggtcactgaaataacttgaaactgacaaaagtaataataaataaaaattcactga
The nucleotide sequence above comes from Sebastes fasciatus isolate fSebFas1 chromosome 4, fSebFas1.pri, whole genome shotgun sequence. Encoded proteins:
- the LOC141765637 gene encoding dihydrofolate reductase-like, with the protein product METSGDKVQKKPICLIAAACNDMGIGKDGVLPWDLPCEFQNFMNHVTRVSRPGKMNLMVWGKLCWFSNPKKNFPVANTLHAVLSNTMDAAPDHAHFLCPDLDSAARLAAQPPLADLIETIWVVGGTQVYKDALEHPWCDLVYLTDVMAEFDCDVFFPEFDRGLFKEQEGYPHVPSGIQEEKGIKYKFQVFKKVIGDEV